The following are encoded together in the Peromyscus leucopus breed LL Stock chromosome 1, UCI_PerLeu_2.1, whole genome shotgun sequence genome:
- the LOC114682319 gene encoding zinc-alpha-2-glycoprotein-like, giving the protein MKTMLFLEHRALVLVQLSLKCLLLEELLGTCAGTHTLHYDLMALSLEGSRKSKFRAQGYIDNELFLRYDSYRRRAELWGPRIKRQGGAEIWTRETEDMQEKEEQLRRMLTEVMTQKGQHRGIHTLQAMFGCETQGNNTGGFWRLGYDGQDFLTFDQKSQTWKVSMPSALSTKTFWERHGPSMDQVQTFLNDICPKLLQRYSTYLENQLMDTGSPNMTVTSKVHELGRITLTCWVFNLYTPVATLTWLRDGKPAQQHTFGPGTILPSGDGTYQTCVSIWVLPGQEPHFTCRLRHRSQNIEVPTLLGPQARESGGATSSASALVASAFLSMLIFLACA; this is encoded by the exons ATGAAGACGATGTTGTTCTTGGAACACAGAGCCCTAGTCCTAGTCCAGCTGTCACTAAAGTGCCTGCTCCTGGAGGAGTTGTTGGGCACCTGTGCAG gAACCCATACTCTGCACTATGACCTCATGGCCTTGTCTCTGGAGGGGTCAAGGAAGTCCAAATTTAGGGCCCAGGGATACATTGACAATGAGCTCTTCCTGCGCTATGACAGCTACAGGAGAAGAGCAGAGCTCTGGGGGCCTAGGATCAAGAGACAAGGAGGAGCTGAGATCTGGACAAGAGAGACTGAGGACatgcaggagaaggaggagcaacTCAGGAGGATGCTGACTGAGGTCATGACCCAGAAGGGCCAACATAGAG GCATTCACACCCTTCAGGCAATGTTTGGCTGTGAAACCCAAGGAAACAACACTGGAGGCTTCTGGCGCTTGGGCTATGATGGGCAAGACTTCCTCACCTTTGACCAGAAGAGCCAAACATGGAAAGTGTCCATGCCTTCAGCACTCTCAACCAAGACATTCTGGGAGAGACATGGCCCCAGCATGGATCAAGTTCAGacttttttaaatgacatatgtCCTAAACTTCTCCAGAGATATTCAACTTATTTGGAGAACCAATTGATGGATACAG GTTCCCCAAACATGACAGTGACCAGCAAAGTGCACGAATTGGGCAGGATCACCCTGACGTGCTGGGTTTTTAATCTGTATACTCCTGTGGCCACTCTGACCTGGCTTCGGGATGGGAAGCCGGCACAGCAGCACACCTTTGGCCCTGGGACCATCCTGCCCAGTGGAGATGGGACCTACCAGACCTGCGTGTCTATTTGGGTTCTTCCTGGACAGGAACCACACTTCACCTGCCGTCTGAGGCACCGCAGCCAGAACATTGAAGTCCCTACACTCCTTG GACCTCAAGCTAGGGAAAGTGGTGGAGCCACCAGCTCTGCTTCTGCTCTTGtggcttctgcttttctttccatgttGATATTTCTAGCCTGCGCCTAG